One Helicobacter pylori NCTC 11637 = CCUG 17874 = ATCC 43504 = JCM 12093 genomic window, CTGCTTTTAAAATTCATGCTGGATAGCGCTATGAAAATGGATAACCCTTTGTATCCTAAAGCCCCAGGCGATGAGATTTACACTTCCATGTATAAGGACACCCTTTCTAAAGAATTGAGCGGGAATTTTGGCTATAGCGAAATGCTGTTTAATTTCTTAAAAGAGCAAGAAAAACAAAAACCATGAAAAAATCCAAGCGCTTAAAACGCCCTTATTTAAAGCGTTCCCATTTGAAACACTCTGATAAGGCTTCTTCTTTCAAGGGGTTGTTAAAAAAAGAGGATAATGTGATTTCATTAGAGAATTTTAAACCCAAAGAGAGCGAAGATTTATTAGAAAATTTTTCCAACAAAAAAGACATGCAAGAATTGCTAGGGCTTTTAAACCAATTTATTTTGCAAAGCTACAAGGTAGAAAAAGAATTTAAGGATTATAAAGCCCTTTATGAATGGGTCATAGAGATTTTACCGCAAGCCATTTGGGTGATGAATGAAAACGGGAGCTTTTTTTATAAGAATTCTTTAGCCAATCAAAGCCATGAGGTGTTCAATAAGGCTAAATTAGAAAATTTTAACACTGAAATTGAACATGAAAATAAAAGCTATTTAGTCCAGCAAAACAGCATTCAAGGCAAGCAAATCATCACCGCAACCGATATTAGCGCTCAAAAACGCCAAGAGCGGCTCGCTTCTATGGGGAAAATCTCAGCGCATTTAGCCCATGAGATCAGAAACCCTGTAGGCTCTATCTCTCTTTTAGCTTCAGTGTTATTAAAGCATGCGAACGAAAAGACTAAGCCCATTGTTGTAGAATTGCAAAAAGCTTTATGGCGCGTGGAAAGAATCATTAAAGCCACCTTGCTTTTTTCTAAAGGCATTCAAGCCAACCGCACCAAGCAAAGTTTAAAAACGCTAGAAAGCGATCTCAAAGAAGCCCTAAATTGCTACACTTACTCCAAAGACATTGATTTTCTTTTTAATTTTAGCGATGAAGAAGGGTTTTTTGACTTTGATTTAATGGGGATTGTGTTGCAAAATTTCTTGTATAACGCTATTGATGCGATTGAAGCCTTAGAAGAAAGCGAGCAGGGGCAGGTGAAGATTGAAGCGTTCATTCAAAATGAATTTATCGTCTTCACCATTATTGATAATGGCAAGGAAGTGGAAAACAAAAGCGCTTTATTTGAGCCTTTTGAAACCACCAAATTAAAGGGTAACGGCTTAGGGTTAGCCCTGTCTTTACAAGTGGTTAAAGCCCATGAAGGGAGCATTGCGCTATTAGAAAATCAAGAAAAAACCTTTGAAATTAAGATTCTTAACGCTTCTTAATTTGGATAACTATCCCCCTTAAAAATGAGTTTTACGATAAAACAAAATTTTAAAAAGATTAAAGAATATTAAATTGAATAGGGTTTATCAATATTTGACAAAAATAAGACAAAAAAATTTTTCATTAACTCTTTTAGTGTAGGATAGCAATCAAGGTTTTTATGAAAATAAAAGCCTAAAACATTTTATAAAAAAAGGACTTTTGATGAAAACATTTGAAATTTTAAAACATTTGCAAGCGGATGCGATCGTGTTATTTATGAAAGTGCATAACTTCCATTGGAATGTGAAAGGCACCGATTTTTTCACTGTGCATAAAGCCACTGAAGAAATTTATGAAGAATTTGCGGACATGTTTGATGATCTCGCTGAAAGGATTGTTCAATTAGGACACCACCCCTTAGTCACTTTATCCGAAGCGCTCAAACTCACTCGCGTCAAAGAAGAAACTAAAACAAGCTTCCACTCTAAAGACATCTTTAAAGAAATTCTAGGCGATTACAAACACCTAGAAAAAGAATTTAAAGAGCTCTCTAACACCGCTGAAAAAGAAGGCGATAAAGTAACCGTAACTTATGCGGACGATCAATTAGCCAAGTTGCAAAAATCCATTTGGATGCTAGAAGCCCATTTAGCTTAAACTCCCCAAAAGAAGCCAGCATGAGAGATTACAGCGAGCTTGAAATTTTTGAGGGAAACCCCTTAGACAAGTGGAATGATATTATTTTTCATGCGAGTAAAAAGCTTTCTAAAAAAGAGCTAGAGAGGCTTTTAGAGCTTCTGGCTCTCTTGGAAACCTTTATAGAAAAAGAAGACTTAGAAGAAAAGTTTGAATCTTTCGCTAAAGCTTTAAGAATGGATGAAGAGTTGCAACAAAAAATAGAGAGCAGGAAAACAGACATTGTGATCCAATCCATGGCGAATATTCTCAGCGGGAATGAATGAGCTTATCCGCTATGGCTTGATATTCCTCTTTTTTTTAAAGGCGTTTGGGCTTGATTATGGGATAGATAAAACGCTAGAATTAAAAAAAGATGAAGTGTTTAAAGCGATCATCAAAGACACTTCAAATGGACAAACCAAAGAAATCACACTCTATTGGACGCTATATGCAAATAAAGGTTTAGTCATCAACATGCGTTTTAACCATTTCCCTTACCAGTTTATTTTATACACCGATCATGCGAGAAACACCTATAACCTCAAAGTTTTTGAAGAAAAATTTTCTTCTGACAGCACTCTGTCGCTTGTGTTTAAAGATTTCAAAGAAGATAAAGCCGCTTTAAGGCTTTTAGCCCTTATGCCCCTTGTTTTTTCTCCTAAAGAGCCTTAAGGAATTTGCATGCAAGAAAAACAACTTCAAGCCATTCAAAATAAGATCGCTTCTTGGATCAAAGAAATTGAAAGCGGCTTTATAGATGAATTGTTTTCTAAGATTGGCCCTTCAAAAATGTTGCGCTCTAAACTCATGCTCGCTTTGTTAGACGAAAAAACAGACACTATTTTATTAGATAAAGCCTTCAATTTGTGCGCGATTGTAGAAATGATACAGACCGCTTCTTTATTGCATGATGATGTGATTGACAAGGCGACCATGCGCCGAAAACTCCCCAGCATTAACGCTCTTTTTGGTAATTTTAACGCCGTGATGCTTGGAGATGTGTTTTATTCTAAAGCCTTTTTTGAACTATCCAAAATGGGTGAATCCATCGCCAAAGCCCTCTCTAATGCGGTTTTAAGGCTCTCTAGGGGCGAGATTGAAGATGTGTTTGTGGGGGAAAGTTTTAATAGCGACAAACAAAAATACTGGTGCATTTTAGAAGACAAGACCGCTCATTTCATAGAAGCAAGTTTAAAAAGCATGGCGATTCTTTTAAATAAAGACGCCAAAATATATGCGGATTTTGGATTAAATTTTGGCATGGCGTTTCAAATCATTGATGATTTATTAGACATCACTCAAGACGCCAACACTCTAGGTAAGCCCAATTTTAGCGATTTTAAAGAAGGCAAGACCACTTTACCCTACTTGCTTTTATATGAAAAATTAAATCAGCGCGATCAAGGGCTTTTGATTTCTTATTTCAAACAAGATAGTCATGAAATCATAGAATGGACTAAGGAAAAATTCAAGCAATATGGTATCATAGAAGAAACCCTTAAGATCGCTCAGGTTTATTCTAAAAAGGCCCTTGAAACCATTAAAGGGGAAAACAATTTGATTTTAGAAAAACTAGCACAAGATGTCATTTATAGGACTTTTTAATGGAGTTAGAAACTCATTTGTCAAAATATTTCACCCTAGCCTTTACGCATAAAAGCATGAGCTTAGAAATGCGAGAAAAGCTCGCTATCAATTCAAATGCAACGCTTAAAGAATTTTTACAAACCATTAAAAACCATTGCCCTAACATCAAAGAGTGCATGGTGTTATCCACATGCAATCGCTTTGAAATCTATGCGAGCCTAAAACACGGCGCTAATACTAATGAACAAAAAAGCGCGTTATTAAAGATTTTGGCTCAAAATAAAAAAATGAGCGTGTCTGATTTAGAAAAATGCGTTTTAATCAATACTGATGAAAGCGCAGTCCATCATGTCTTTAGCGTGTGCAGCAGTTTGGATAGCTTGGTGGTTGGGGAAACTCAAATCACAGGGCAGATGAAAAATGCCTATAAATTCGCTTTTGAAGAGAAATTTTGCTCCAAAGATTTAACCCGATTGCTCCATTTTGCTTTCAAATGCGCCGCTAAAGTGCGCAATTTAACCGGCATTTCCAAACAAGGGGTTTCCATCTCTTCAGTGGCAGTCAAAGAAGCGCTTAATATTTTTGAAAAAGAAAGGATTAAGGATAAAAAAGCCCTTGTGATAGGGCTTGGCGAGATAGCTCAATTAGTCATCAAACACCTTTTAAACAAGCAATTTGAAGCGCTTATCTTAGGGCGTAATGCGGCTAAATTTGAAGATTTCATCAAAGAATTAGAAGAGCCTAAAAAAGTGAGCTTTCAAAATATAGAAAATTTAAACGCTTATATCAATGAATACGAATTGCTTTTTTGCGCCACTTCTTCGCCGCATTTTATCGTGCAAAATCGCATGTTAAAAGAAACGAGTTTCAGGCGTTTTTGGTTTGATTTAGCCGTGCCACGGAATATTGAAAAGCCGGTATTGGATAATATTTTCTTATACAGCGTGGATGATTTAGAGCCTATGGTTAAAGAAAATGTGGAAAACAGGCAAGAGAGCAGGACGAGAGCTTATGAGATTGTAGGGCTTGCCACAATGGAGTTTTACCAATGGATTCAAAGTTTAGAAGTGGAGCCTGTGATTAAGGATTTAAGGGAATTGGCTAGGATTTCAGCCCAAAAGGAATTGCAAAAAGCGCTCAAAAAACGCTATGTGCCTAAAGAATGCGAAAGCAACATTGAAAAGATCTTGCACAACGCTTTCAATACCTTTTTACACCACCCCACCATCACCTTAAAAAAGAACGCTCAAAAAGAAGAATCCGATGTGCTTGTGGGCGCGATTAAAAACTTGTTCAATTTAGACAAATCTAACGCTAACCATGCCCAGAATTTGAATCTCTATAAATGCGAATATTACGAGGAATAATGCATGCTATTTTCAAAACTCTTTGCCCCCACTCTCAAAGAACCCCCTAAAGATGCCGTGTTAAAAAGCCATAAACACCTAGCTCAAGCAGGATACATTTATCAAGTAGGCAGCGGGATTTATAATTTTTTGCCTTTAGCTAAAAAAGTGCTAGACAAGATAGAAAACATCACGCACAAACGCATGCAAGAGCATGGGGCGCAAAACATTTTAATGAGTTTTGTGGTTTTGGCGAGTTTGTGGGAAAAATCAGGCCGTTTGGATAAATACGGCAAGGAATTATTGGTTTTTAAAGACCGAAAAGACAATGATTTTGTTTTAAGCCCCACTTTAGAAGAAAATATCACCGAAATTGCCGCTAATTTCATTAAAAGCTACAAGCAATTACCCGTCCATCTCTATCAAATCCACACGAAATTCCGTGATGAAATCCGCCCGCGATTCGGGCTGGTGAGAGCGAGGGAATTTATCATGAAAGATGGTTACAGCTTTCATGAAGACGCTGAAAGCTTGGATAAGGAATTTTTAAACACGCAAAGCGCTTATAAAGAGATTTTAAGCGATTTGGGTTTGGATTTTCGCATTGTGGAAGCGGATAGCGGGGCGATTGGAGGGAGTAAAAGCAGGGAATTTGTCGTTTTAACCGAATGCGGGGAAGACACGATCGTGGTGTGTCAAAATTGCGATTATGCCGCCAACATTGAAATCGCTAAACGCTCTAAAAGGCCTGAGCCTTTAAATGTCCCAAAAGCGCAATTAGCGAAATTCCCTACCCCTAATACCACCAGTGCGCAAAGCGTGGCGGAGTTTTTTAAAACAGAGCCTTATTTTGTCTTAAAAGCGCTTGTTAGAAAAGTGATCCATAAAGATAGAGAAACCCTAGCGTGCTTTTTTGTTAGGGGCGATGACAATTTAGAGGAAGTTAAAGCCCTAAACGCCTTGAACATTATAGGAGCGAACGCTTTAGAATTGAGAGAGGCGAGTCAAAAAGATTTGGATAATGCGGGGTTAATAGCGGGTTTTATAGGGCCTTATGGCTTGAAAAAACATGTTTCTTACATTATTTTTGATGGAGATTTAAAAGAGGGCGATTGCTTGATCGCTGGGGCTAA contains:
- the flgS gene encoding acid survival sensor histidine kinase, encoding MKKSKRLKRPYLKRSHLKHSDKASSFKGLLKKEDNVISLENFKPKESEDLLENFSNKKDMQELLGLLNQFILQSYKVEKEFKDYKALYEWVIEILPQAIWVMNENGSFFYKNSLANQSHEVFNKAKLENFNTEIEHENKSYLVQQNSIQGKQIITATDISAQKRQERLASMGKISAHLAHEIRNPVGSISLLASVLLKHANEKTKPIVVELQKALWRVERIIKATLLFSKGIQANRTKQSLKTLESDLKEALNCYTYSKDIDFLFNFSDEEGFFDFDLMGIVLQNFLYNAIDAIEALEESEQGQVKIEAFIQNEFIVFTIIDNGKEVENKSALFEPFETTKLKGNGLGLALSLQVVKAHEGSIALLENQEKTFEIKILNAS
- the dps gene encoding DNA starvation/stationary phase protection protein, whose product is MKTFEILKHLQADAIVLFMKVHNFHWNVKGTDFFTVHKATEEIYEEFADMFDDLAERIVQLGHHPLVTLSEALKLTRVKEETKTSFHSKDIFKEILGDYKHLEKEFKELSNTAEKEGDKVTVTYADDQLAKLQKSIWMLEAHLA
- a CDS encoding DUF2018 family protein encodes the protein MRDYSELEIFEGNPLDKWNDIIFHASKKLSKKELERLLELLALLETFIEKEDLEEKFESFAKALRMDEELQQKIESRKTDIVIQSMANILSGNE
- a CDS encoding polyprenyl synthetase family protein, translating into MQEKQLQAIQNKIASWIKEIESGFIDELFSKIGPSKMLRSKLMLALLDEKTDTILLDKAFNLCAIVEMIQTASLLHDDVIDKATMRRKLPSINALFGNFNAVMLGDVFYSKAFFELSKMGESIAKALSNAVLRLSRGEIEDVFVGESFNSDKQKYWCILEDKTAHFIEASLKSMAILLNKDAKIYADFGLNFGMAFQIIDDLLDITQDANTLGKPNFSDFKEGKTTLPYLLLYEKLNQRDQGLLISYFKQDSHEIIEWTKEKFKQYGIIEETLKIAQVYSKKALETIKGENNLILEKLAQDVIYRTF
- the hemA gene encoding glutamyl-tRNA reductase; its protein translation is MELETHLSKYFTLAFTHKSMSLEMREKLAINSNATLKEFLQTIKNHCPNIKECMVLSTCNRFEIYASLKHGANTNEQKSALLKILAQNKKMSVSDLEKCVLINTDESAVHHVFSVCSSLDSLVVGETQITGQMKNAYKFAFEEKFCSKDLTRLLHFAFKCAAKVRNLTGISKQGVSISSVAVKEALNIFEKERIKDKKALVIGLGEIAQLVIKHLLNKQFEALILGRNAAKFEDFIKELEEPKKVSFQNIENLNAYINEYELLFCATSSPHFIVQNRMLKETSFRRFWFDLAVPRNIEKPVLDNIFLYSVDDLEPMVKENVENRQESRTRAYEIVGLATMEFYQWIQSLEVEPVIKDLRELARISAQKELQKALKKRYVPKECESNIEKILHNAFNTFLHHPTITLKKNAQKEESDVLVGAIKNLFNLDKSNANHAQNLNLYKCEYYEE
- the proS gene encoding proline--tRNA ligase, which translates into the protein MLFSKLFAPTLKEPPKDAVLKSHKHLAQAGYIYQVGSGIYNFLPLAKKVLDKIENITHKRMQEHGAQNILMSFVVLASLWEKSGRLDKYGKELLVFKDRKDNDFVLSPTLEENITEIAANFIKSYKQLPVHLYQIHTKFRDEIRPRFGLVRAREFIMKDGYSFHEDAESLDKEFLNTQSAYKEILSDLGLDFRIVEADSGAIGGSKSREFVVLTECGEDTIVVCQNCDYAANIEIAKRSKRPEPLNVPKAQLAKFPTPNTTSAQSVAEFFKTEPYFVLKALVRKVIHKDRETLACFFVRGDDNLEEVKALNALNIIGANALELREASQKDLDNAGLIAGFIGPYGLKKHVSYIIFDGDLKEGDCLIAGANEKDFHAVGVDLKGFENLVYADIVQVKESDHCPNCQGALKYHKSLEVGHIFKLGQGYAKSLKASFLDKNGKEQFFEMGCYGIGISRLLSAILEQKSDDLGCVWTKNTAPFDVVIVVSNWKDEAQKKLAFEVYERLLQKGVDALLDDRDARFGAKMRDFELIGERLALIIGKQTLENKEFECIKRANLEKQTLKDTELEEKILEMLESE